Part of the Trichoderma asperellum chromosome 1, complete sequence genome is shown below.
GCCGAAGCTCCACGCCGGATATTTCCCTCTGGGTCCAAAGATGCTGTTGTCACCAGCTCTGTTCCCAGAACTTGTAGAACAGAACTCGATGGAGGATGAGCTTTAGCCGCGTAGACAGACTTGGTAGGCACAGCGAGCAGCTCAGAGGTTGTGTACCGACGAGCCAAAGCCCATATTCCAAAACAGGCCGCATCGCGAACATTGGCTCCCACACTCGCCCCTGAAATACCACGCTGCTCAAACGTCAATcccaagagaagagagtggaAGATGTCGGagagctggctggctggcggaGATCTTCGATACAGCAAGTGAGACAGAGTCATCATCAGACCGTGCCATTCTAACGGATTCACTGCAGACAAATCGCGAACTCGGTTGGCCCCTGGCTTGCTTGACGTTTTGTTCCAAAGCACGTTACGGTTTAGGGACTCCAGGACGGCTTCAACAACTTGGGATGCCATGTCGGGATCTAGCTTGAGCGTGATAATACTAAGCGATTTGCTAGCAGACAGGCGAACTGGGGTGTCGTTATCGGAGAGACTCTCGAGGAAATATCCAATGGCATTCTCCACCAAGACGGTGGCTTTCATGTCCCGTCGGGAATTCCGCAGCAGCGAAACGACGAGTGAGCGGACAACCTTGAGCATCATCTTTCGTGCTGACGCTTGAGACATGATGACTTTGGAGATTGCATCCTCGCTGGCTGAAAGTTCAAGCATGGATTCGAATATGGTAGACAGATACTTGTCCATGTAAGACGTTTCAGACGAAGAGCGCAGTATGCCAGCCAGGAAAGAAAGCACGCCGATGTAGAAATAAGGGTTGTCCACTTCATCCTCCTTCTGCGGCCGCAGTGACTTCAACGACCACTGCACGAGGCTCTCAAGAatgccaagctgctgcatatCCCGCCGCATTGCGAGCCTCACCAGGAGAGCCTTGGCAGCATCTCGTTCTTTTCCCGCGCAGGCAATGTACTTGATGGCAAGGGGGATGACTCTCATCGTAAGACTCGGCACGTTTGGCGGCCAGCTGAGCCCGGCAATGGGCGGTACGCCACCTTCGTCCAGGTCGGCGGAGGAAATAGTCGACAGGTCAAACGGCGCGAACAAGAGATGAGAAAGCCAAAGCAGCGCAATGTACCGCTGCTCCCAAGACCATATCTTGTAAGAagcagaagtagaagaagaagaagaagaggtcgtctgctcgagcttcttgtccttcaCTTTGtctgcctcagcctcagcctcctcgACCGCAGAGAGGATCAGCTCCAGGTACTTGGTCTCGACGTTGAGAAAGCGCACAATGACCTTCTCGCCGCGCACCTTGCAGAACGAGTAGAGGATCTGGGAGATGGCGTAGTCCAAAGGAGCGAGCAGCTTGTTCGTATGCTCGGGAATGCGCTTCTGGCGATGCCGCGTCTGCAGATACTCCAGGTAAGACTCAGCCAGGAAGGGAATCCATTTGGGCAGATGCGGATCCAGCAGCTGAGGCAGTTCCTGGAATTGATCCAAGACCTAGGACACAGAGAGTAGATTGTCAGCAGATGTCTCTTGTTCCGTTGGTCTCACAAAACTTACACTGGTGGCTTTCAGCGTCTCCCTGATGCGCACCCATGGCCGGATACGAGTTCCCCCTCGCCCATCCGGTTTCCGCAGACAAGTCACCAGGCTCTGATCCAACTCGTCGAGCAAGACCTTGGAATGCTTGTGCAAATACACGTCAATCTCATTCTCCGAGGCGTCCATTTCGAATAATACTGTAGTAGGTGCTTGCCGCCGAATGCTTTCTAGACGCAATGCTGGCCGagcatctcctttttttaaactccACGCAGGGAAAGGCCGTTAGGCACCACTTTATGAAAGCGGCTGAGCGGTGACGGTATAGCAGCTTGTTGAAGCTAGGCAGCTAAATAAATCCAAGTCAAACTGGCTGAAAATTGCTGCAAATATGAGTTGATTATTTTGATTGCTGAGCTGCCTGATGCGTCTTTGGCGGCTGCCTGAATATCAGGCCTAACATTAGCATTGCACACATCCTGTGAAGCTGCAGTGAGGTGCAATGTGGAACAAAATACAGTGCGTAGACTGTATAAAAGACTGTACGCTATAGGGTAGCTTAGCCAGCTGCTGAGTATCGATTGCTGTGACAGAGCTTGATTTGTTTAAGCTTGAAAAGGAGCTAGCGGCAACGGTATATTACATGCATTAGATACCTTCCTTAACCTGGTGTGCATCACTTATACGATGTATCTTGAGGCTCCAATTCCATGGATATAAAACGGAGCAGTCTTCCCAAACTTTCAGATAAACATTCTTGGCATCTCATAATGTACAggttaaagttaaaaatggTCGTTTTGTATAAAGTACGGTTTGCGCTAGACGCAGTCTATGACATATTAAAGACGGATTCGCCAAACGCTTaattcttctcctcgtcgcTTATCAATCTATGCGCGGCGACAAACCTCATTGGTCTAATTAATTATCGTGTTCTTGTTATACTTTTTAACCCTCACTATTTGCACTTTTACATGCAAGCTCGTATTCATTTTCACTCACGGAGCGTTGTGCTGGTCGCATAAAGCTTGGCAAAGTGATAAAATTGCTTAGTTATCGCTGGCGAATCATGTCCTCGCCACGCTCCATGATGAAACATGGCAATGTGACAAGGGACATTCTCCATGTTCCCCATTTCAAATTTTAAGGCATCACCTCAAGCGAAGGGGGAAGATAAAGCGAAAAAGATTGTTTCACAACATTATGATTATTCATTAATGATGTCTTCCACAAAAAAGGTTGATTGCGTGCCCGTCATGCAGAATCAGAGAAATCCCCAAACTCACAGCAAACGCCTGGCTCGACTGTGACTGTCACCCCTGAAATATCGTCGTCACCAGACGGCCCTATTCACGTGGAATAAAAGTAACAAAAGAGAGTACAGAAAAATTCAAGTTGCCAAGACGGAGAGCCGATCAGATATAGAATTATGAAACAGCAATCGCCGCCACTAGGGCGTCTAGAGCACTGCTGTGGGACGGCCCCGTAGCCGCCACATATGGGCCCGCCCAGGCGACGCCGAGCATATTGTCGCTGTTGCGATCGTTGTTCCATATGGATTGAGCATTGCGAAGGATGAAATTCTTAAAGTTATCGTTCGGGGCCAAGTCATTGAGGTATCGGAGGTTGCGTATAAAGACGCCCTTGAACTGCTGGCCATCCAGGCCACAGTTGCCTGATGCAAGCTCGCAGTGGTCCGCCTCGACCAGGATGCCATTCGAATTTGAAAGGGTGTTGATAGCGGCATTagcaatggcagcggcggtggcgaGGTAAGATGGTTCTCCGGTAGCACGGGCGAGCTCGCTTAGACCACCGAGGATAACGCCCTGGTTATAGGACCAGGTGGTCAGCCCGTTGTTCTTGCAGTTGGAGTCGAGACCGTCGTTGATGAGGCTGTTGGAGTTGATCATGCCGCTGCCCTGGAACCACTTCCACTGAGCCTTTGCCAACTGAAGATAGGTGGTATTGGAGGGTACACGGTTGGCAAGGGAAGCGGCAACAGAAAGATACAGTTCGTTAGCGATAGCGTTGACATAGGTGCGGTCTTTGCTCCAGTAGATGCCTCCACCACAGGGAGTTCCTGCGCCGGTTTGCATATCGTTGAAGATTTCGATGGCTGAATCGAGGTAGTCCTGGTCCCCAGTGGCATCATGGGCATGAATCAGGCCAAGAGCCCACCATCCCTCATCATCATAGAAGTCATCGAGGAAATCAGCAAACCCCCGTTTTTCgagagatgaggaggagaCGGTGGCATGGCACCCTTTGCCATTAATGCAATGGGTAGACGTGGGAAGACCCACGGCATTCACAACCTTGGCGACGTTAACAGTGGTTAACTGAGCCTGATTATAGGTGTTGCGAAGAAAGCCACCAACGTTGAGCTGGTTGGCCTCATTAAGTCTCAGCTGTGCAAAGTCGGCCAAGATGGTGAAGGCATTGCCACTGTTCCACCAGGCACTGTTCCAGAGACCAGTCTCGGTATCGTACCATGCATTATTCAGCTCTCGAATGGCTGTGACGGAGTTGGCAACATAGTTGGTTGCAGAAAGAGGAGTAGAAGGAGCGGCGTGAGTAGGGTTAAGGAGTGACGAAAGAACGGCTGAGTAGGCCAAGGCGTGCCTCCAGAGCCAGCTTGGAACAGCCATGATgtaataagaaaaaagagtgtGAGGGTGAGAAACGAAGGCTAACTGTTCCAGCTGAGGAGCTGGTAGTTGCGTCTTAGAAGGGAAataagaagaggaagaagaagaagatgaggaagaagaagaagatggagaaacaTCGTGAGGAACAGCATGGGTTTCGGGGGCATAAATAGGTAATAAACCGGAGACCAACAAAGCAATGGATAGAAACACGAACACCAAACAAAGCTTGTGAATCAGGTACGCGAGGGAGAAGCTCCTGAGCGGGTCTGAGCGAAGACGGGCATTGGGATATGGAGAGTTTGGAGACAGGGGTCCAGATTTGGATCCATGATGGTAATAGCTTGGCGGCTCGGCAGGGTTGCCGCAACTCTTTTGGTACTGGTAGCCGGCGATAGCACTATGGTAGAATGAAATAGgttagcagcagctgtagGTTCGGGCTTTACCACAAGCCCCTTCATCAATCGTCAATCGTACGCTTTATCGCTTATACCAGGGCCGGCGGCTGCCATTCGTTGGTTCGGCGCCAGAGGCACCCAGGATTCAGGGCCCGGCGAACCAGGCCGCACAGTGGCGTCCATGCCGATGGCGTCTTCATAACGGCCAAGCCATGCTGCCGCATCGGTAGTGGCGTCGCCCTGAGGGGACATTGTCAATGGCGAAGTTACTGTGACCGTTGCGGGCGTCTCTTTGTTATCTCGTATTGTAagttttgttctttttcttgtgtGAACTTCCGGGGTTTGCCGGCAAAGTGTCTTGGACGACTAGTGATGAGGCGCTACGAGGACTAATGACAGGAAACCTCTCACAAACGGAAGCCTGGAGTAGCACGATTGGACGAGATTTGACTTTTTGCTGTGTCTCTGCCTCCCTCTCGCCGGATGTTAGACAAGCGCCAGCGGGTTAGTTCCGAATGCAGTTGGCAGCAGATCATGGCGATATGCGGTGGGCTGTCTCgcattatttaagctaagaGAACGCGGCGCGGCGGAGGCCCGATCTGCCGGCAGCACTTGGTGAGGCGGTGGGATTTGCGCTGGAGGGGCAGCCGATCGATGCTGATCCGGCTCTGGGATCCATCACGAGGCACCATCGCTCGCGCGGCTTATGTCCGAGAGGGAGAGCGTCGTATGGGTGATTCACGAGATGTGTTGTTGATGAGGGGAAAATGCAAAGAAGCGCTAAATTGACGAGAAAAGTTTCCACGGATGGGGAGGTGTTTCTCAATGCGGAAGCTGCGGGCGGCGTTGTCTTGCCCTGTGTTGCTGCAAGGACGGTCTCAGTTGAGGCAGTCACGACCGTCTAAGCTCAATGATGTCACAGAAACGTGTTTTCAGCCAGCTCGATTCGAACAAATAAGGTATCTCGTAATTGATATTTACgcatatactttttattcaTGATAACAGGTACCTATCGATCTGCACAAATAGGGCATTAATATTTACacatatactttttattcgTGATGACTATCGATCTGCACCTGCGCCACCAGCTCCATCAACTCCAACGTATCAATCTCGATATCCTGTATCTTGAGGCAGCACAACATCATAGTAATTGGGCGTGGCCACTTTATTTACCCataaaaaagactttgcACTCTCACTTACTCGCTCACGTATTCACCCACCACACGACCCTCTTCGGCATCTTCGACTCTCACGGCATCTCGTGTCTCCCAGGCCGTGATACAACCTCACAAAGCCACGAGGCAATCCCTCATCCCCgcatcatccatccatcccccCTCACTTGGTATCCCCTCCCTGCTGggcttctgcctctccctGGACCTGAATGACTGACTCAATCAACGGGGCGCACAGATCAGAGCGGTGTGCGGTGTCTCGGGACAGCGGCCACGAAAGAGTATTTATGGTATACTGACTAGGTTTTACTCACTCGTGGATGTGAAAGAAAACGGAAAAGATTGTCGTTTGGCTCTCCCTTTGTAAGCTGTCTGTGTGCTTCATCTTACTGGTGCGTATAGCTGATCTCGGCAAGGCGCTCTAAATGCAGACGCAAATAAGGACCCTTGCGTGAGGGCATCCTCCTCTATCGACGAATCTGGCATCTCATCGCGCATACTGTTGCTGCTTTTCGGCACTTGCACACACGGGACCCAAGGCAGCAATGCTACTCTGCTTGCCGTCTTACAGGCACATGCACACAATCAGGAGCCCTCACGCGACAGCCTCTCCTTTGTAAGAAAGGACAAAAGACGaagaattaataaagaatgaagaaaaagactCATTCAATGAAACGTTGATGAGGGGGTCCTGTGTATCTGTGTGCCTGTTTCTTGTGCGCAGCTCCTCCAGGGAGACCCGCCTGTGAGATCAATACCGTAGTATATGCATCAGAGAGCAAATATTCCATATGGCTTTgttgtttcttcttgttttacTCCGTACGTCCGGACAAAACAGCTCGAAAGCACGTGTGAAACCAAGCTGATGTTTATTTCTCCTGTGGTAGCACCTCGTACACTTTACTGATTGATTCTACCAGCATTCCATGCATGGCTACCTCATATGTAACATGCACCTCGCAGCTATGAgctgcctttctttcttttccctttcacATTCCCCAAGGGAAGTATGAAATAAAAGCACACTATTTGCTGTTTCACTGCTTTATTGCTGCTACCTCTCAGCTCCTCCAGGATCTCGTAATTGGAGGCACTCCCGCAACAAGTTAGCACAACTACATACCATCGCGTAACTCCTATGAACaaagaaccaaaaaaaaaaaaaaaaaaaaaaaaaaaaaaaagagcaagctACCCTATGAAACAAATCGCATCCCCCATCTCAGcgcttaaaaaattaaatgaAAGATATTCCCCGGAAAATACCCTCCGATAGATTTgattctccctcttctcttagccctggtcttttttttatctcgTACCCGGAAACAAACAAGAAACAGGGGGTCCATCCGTTTTAGAGCCTTGTCTCTTGGACCCTTTCATTTAAGGAACAAAGTGCCTGCATACCAATCAGCGACCCCCTGTACtttcaaaaaagaaaaaaaagtaaagaaagtaaaaagaaaaagaaggtcgTACTAACAGTTGGTTGGCTCATTCTACGCTAATAATCTGAACTGTAGTACAGATGGTGATGCCGTATGCATTAACAACCAATCTTGAGGCGTGCATTCTTACAATTCGCCACCAAGAAAATTTGAATAAAATCAAGGAAATCTAGATTTTATGTAAATGTTTCATTTTgtgcttatataataatgtTGGTAAACAGGTATATGTAAGCTCTATTCAAATTATGCacattttattaaaattcttttaaacaAACCCCGAGCTTTTGATCTAGGAGAATAGTTAAAGCTGAGACATCAACTTTCTCACATTGGCTAATACATTTGAgtatttcctctctttttacCCGAGATGAAACATAAGTCACCTTAAAGCCCCAGGTTGTTTGCGTTAACGTCTGATGCTCTGGAAAAACTGTAGCCTCATTAATAAACCGGTAGCACTCATTTACTTGAGTGTTTTGCCTGAAAGGTCCGGTTTGTATCATTGTAACTATGAAGCGAGCTTTGGAAAAAGCCTTACTGCCCTCTAGCTGAACCAGCTTCTCGGCACGGGTTCTGAGAACATTTATGGCTGCATCATTGGAGGAAAATCCTCTCAAAAAAACCTCGACGAGGTATTTCAAGTTTACCTCCATAATAATAGCTGCAGAAAAAGAATCCCCATAAAGATCATCGGCGGCTTCAGccaaatctttattttcacCTGCAGTTATAGCAGAAAGAACTAAGGGCATATTCCAATATGACGAGCGGAACATGCTCTCGTCTGATGTGAAGAGACAGGAGGTGTGCGTATCTAGGTTGGGTGAATTTTCTAGGAATGCCACCAAAAGTTTCAATAAAACAGCGTGAGCACCTGATATATATACTCGCATGTCATTAAAAGATGCCTTTATAACCGCGCTCAATGCTGATTCATACCTGAAGCATCCAGCGAATTGTCCAACGTCGACCGGTGGCTCGCAAAAGCAAGCGTCTGTGGAGTTTACATCAGCACCCAAATCATGAAATAATTCCACCAAATCAACACGGGGACCAGGATATAAAAAGAGCCCAGTTTCTCTAAGAACGATGCATTCTCGAAGCACACACGTAGCATATGATGCCCCCTTGCTCTTCAATCGCTCTCTCGTGAATTGCTGGAAGGCAGGATCGTCAAGTAGAAGAGTGTCAAAGCATGGTCTAGGACATCTCTTTGGCCGCTGATCCCACGGTATAAGACTGGCTTCGAAGAGAGTCTCGAAGGCGGGTAGTAGAGTATTATATACCCTTTCGTGTGAGAAACTATCCTTTCTCTGTGCTTGGCTTAGCAACCAGCGAAAATAATGTAAGCAAGCCCCGATGTCCAGTTCGCTTTGATAATGAACGAGATATGGCTTGCTGACAATATTTTCCATAATCCGGAGTTGGCAGAGCATGATAGTTGCAAGTTGTACATGAACATGATCTGCTTGAGCTTGTGCCAAAATATCCCTTCCGGATTCCGTGTCTGTCAGAAAGTCGAACAAAGTTCTATGAATAAATTCTATCTTGCTCGTAGCATGTTTTTTCAACTGGGAATATTCTTCTCTGACTCGCAAACCGGCACAAAAGCTGAAGTTAGCTTGAGTAGTAAGGAGTCCAGCAGTTTTGATAGATACGCTTTTCGTCATATCTGAACAATTCTTTTCCAATTCCGAAAGCTGCAACTCATATGATCGATTTAACAAATTTCGTTGTAATTCATCGTCTTGAGCAAGCATCATTTGGAAAGGCGTCATAGGCCATTCGAAGAAAGTTGGGGTATATTCTTTTTGGTACTTTGCAAGTAAAGTCCGATATATGATGAGTAAATTGAAATAGTGTGCTGCTTCCCTCTGATATATATCTTTGTCTTCACCTAGTCTGCCCCACATATCCGCATATAGCTCTTCGAGTCCGGTTGGCAGTTTTCTTAAGCGAGATAGTATAACGTCTTTCCTATCGTTGTGCCGAAGTCCTCTTTTGATACTTTCAAGTGCTAGGACTAGCCAAAGATAAACACCCTCTGCTTTATTTACTAGAGAGTATTGCAATTCCGTCAAAAAATCCTTTGGATACGTATTCTCATATTCTTGGATGCTTCTTAGCGTGCGTTGAATCTCTTTCCTAGCAAAATTGAACATATCATCTCTAGTGTATTCGTGGAGTTTGAAGCCATTGTACTCGGAGAAGGCCTGCTGGAATATATCTTCACCGCGGCTAGAAATACACCATTTGGTGTTGCGCAAGGTGATGCTAGATGTTAAAAATTTGAGAACTTCCTCTGCATCAATCGCTTCATCAACGCCGtcgataagaaaaaaaattggtcTATTGCAATTTGCCAATGTGTATTTGAAGATGTCCATCAAGTGTGAGAGCTCCCAGTCTCCTATTGAGTCGTTCTCTCTGGTAGACTTAAATTCTGATAATATCTGATCAATGAGACTTGGTTCGGCTGacagaagatgatgatttaaAGAACACAGCAATCCCCTGAAATTTCTCTGTAGAATATTTCCTGGCTTCCAAAAGAAGTGAGAAACAATGATAGAGTTATGGTTCCATTTATCAAGcgctttttttgtattttcttGTTGAAGTAGAAACTTTACGAGCGTGCTTTTGCCCGCACCTGGCTTTCCCTGAATCCAAAAACATTGCTCATCAGATTCAAGCCATTTGACAAAATTTACCCAAGCTACTGCAGCAGATCCAGAAGTCGGTTCATTTTCAAATTCAAGTGATTTAAAAAATGAGACATATGTCGCTTCATTTGCAATCTTGATTTCAGTGCGCCGTGCATTCATGGACTCGAATTTTAGGCTCTGAAGGAGGCGATTTCGCTTCGCTTCCATATCCGCCTCGACGTGGCGCGCGTTGATTAGAGTTTTTACACCCATCTCGGATTGTTGTATTTGTTGCTTGGTTTCATTTCCGTGTCGGTTTATAAGATTAGCCACGTCAGTGTGACCAGCTGCGATCTGGGAAATGAAATGCTGCAAAGTCCCCGATAGCTCTTTAAAATTGTCTCGTTGTTGAATCTGCAATGCATCGGTCTTCGTGCTGTGGATGTTATATGTTAGTTCAACTTATATACAAAACTAATCAAAAATAGCAAAgtcaaaggggaaaaaaagagaggaaagggGAGGTAAGGGAAGATGCGTGAACGACTCACCATATACGAGCCAGTATATGCGTCTCTAAAGTTTCTTGGTATTGGCGAAAACTTTTAGAAAGCTCTTTAATCTTTCTTTCACGTGTAATCGATTTGATTCCTCCCACAAGTGCCTTCACAACATTTCCAGGCTTATGATATCGAGTGAGTCGCTGTATTTCGGTTTCCAGATCTTGAGCTGCGATGCTGCACTTTCGAGCTATCTCATGAAGATCTCTTTCATTTTGGGTGCGTTGTTGAACAGAGCCAGAACATTGATTCATATCATCCAATAAACTCTTGATTGATGCCGTGTTCTCTTGCAGCTGATCATCGGCTGTAGCGCGGCCCTCGTAAATGTCTTTGCAGGTCGTGATGAGCTCTTTGGTAAAGGAAATAACCTGCATGATGCTGCAGACTAGCGAAAGAGCCTCGAGTCCAGACATCGTAACTGAATTGTGCGATCCTAAGCTGAGTGTAACGATCCGTTAtaccgttaagccaaacagggcaaaagattaggccaataaccactattgtagcagttactgtaacggaaccagctgcctataagGGATTTGCAGTTACGGTGAACCAGGTCGTAACACTGAGGAGACAGACTAAAATTGAAGTTGAAATCTCGCTGAGTAGATGAGGAGAAGATAATAATCACACTTTTGAATCGGGGACTGTAGCCTCACTAGGTGGCATGGTTACACTGCAGTGCCCATTTCTCAGATTGGGCATCAATGAGCCGCACTGCATTGCCATGCATGTCCTATGAAGCCCCTTATCTATCATGCGATTACGAACACGTATAACTACAGGTGCTCGAGATGAATTGAGTAATTATAAGGGTCAATCTTATTACCGCCTAATGTTTGCTGCTGATTCAGCATGCATGCACGCTATAATTCGTTGGTATATCACGGTCAATTAC
Proteins encoded:
- a CDS encoding uncharacterized protein (TransMembrane:1 (i116-137o)~EggNog:ENOG41~CAZy:GH76), yielding MSPQGDATTDAAAWLGRYEDAIGMDATVRPGSPGPESWVPLAPNQRMAAAGPGISDKAAIAGYQYQKSCGNPAEPPSYYHHGSKSGPLSPNSPYPNARLRSDPLRSFSLAYLIHKLCLVFVFLSIALLVSGLLPIYAPETHAVPHDVSPSSSSSSSSSSSSSYFPSKTQLPAPQLEQLAFVSHPHTLFSYYIMAVPSWLWRHALAYSAVLSSLLNPTHAAPSTPLSATNYVANSVTAIRELNNAWYDTETGLWNSAWWNSGNAFTILADFAQLRLNEANQLNVGGFLRNTYNQAQLTTVNVAKVVNAVGLPTSTHCINGKGCHATVSSSSLEKRGFADFLDDFYDDEGWWALGLIHAHDATGDQDYLDSAIEIFNDMQTGAGTPCGGGIYWSKDRTYVNAIANELYLSVAASLANRVPSNTTYLQLAKAQWKWFQGSGMINSNSLINDGLDSNCKNNGLTTWSYNQGVILGGLSELARATGEPSYLATAAAIANAAINTLSNSNGILVEADHCELASGNCGLDGQQFKGVFIRNLRYLNDLAPNDNFKNFILRNAQSIWNNDRNSDNMLGVAWAGPYVAATGPSHSSALDALVAAIAVS
- a CDS encoding uncharacterized protein (EggNog:ENOG41), with the translated sequence MSGLEALSLVCSIMQVISFTKELITTCKDIYEGRATADDQLQENTASIKSLLDDMNQCSGSVQQRTQNERDLHEIARKCSIAAQDLETEIQRLTRYHKPGNVVKALVGGIKSITRERKIKELSKSFRQYQETLETHILARICTKTDALQIQQRDNFKELSGTLQHFISQIAAGHTDVANLINRHGNETKQQIQQSEMGVKTLINARHVEADMEAKRNRLLQSLKFESMNARRTEIKIANEATYVSFFKSLEFENEPTSGSAAVAWVNFVKWLESDEQCFWIQGKPGAGKSTLVKFLLQQENTKKALDKWNHNSIIVSHFFWKPGNILQRNFRGLLCSLNHHLLSAEPSLIDQILSEFKSTRENDSIGDWELSHLMDIFKYTLANCNRPIFFLIDGVDEAIDAEEVLKFLTSSITLRNTKWCISSRGEDIFQQAFSEYNGFKLHEYTRDDMFNFARKEIQRTLRSIQEYENTYPKDFLTELQYSLVNKAEGVYLWLVLALESIKRGLRHNDRKDVILSRLRKLPTGLEELYADMWGRLAFGIGKELFRYDEKRIYQNCWTPYYSS